TCGATCTGGTCAACAACCGCCTGGCGCCCAACCCCATGGAGCCACGCGCCGCCATCGGTCACTACAACCGGGCCGGCGACGACTACACGCTGTACGTCGCCAACCAGAACCCACACGTCGAACGCCTGCTGATGACGGCGTTTGTCATGGGCCTGCCGGAGCACAAGGTGCGTGTGATCGCCCCCGATGTGGGCGGTGGTTTTGGCGCCAAGATCTTCCTGTACGCCGAAGACGTGTGCCTGACCTGGGCCTCGAAGAAACTGAACCGTCCGATCAAGTGGAACTGCGACCGCTCGGAGGCCTTCCTGTGTGATGCCCACGGCCGCGACCACGTGAGCCACGCCGAACTGGCGATGGACAAAGACGGCAAGTTCCTGGCTTTCCGTGTGCACACCGATGCCAACATGGGTGCTTACCTGTCCACCTTTGCCCCAGCCGTGCCAACCATTCTTTACGCGACGCTGCTGGCCGGTCAGTACAAGACGCCGCAGGTGTATGTGGAGGTGGACGCCTGGTTCACCAACACCTCGCCAGTGGATGCCTACCGAGGTGCCGGGCGCCCGGAAGCCACCTACCTGCTGGAGCGCATCGTGAGCCGCGCGGCCTGGGAAATGGGCGTCAGCCAAGACGAGATCCGCCGCCGCAACTTCATCACCGAGTTCCCCTACCAGACCCCGGTGGCGCTGCAATACGACACGGGTGATTTCATCGCCTGCATGGACAAATCGCAAGAGCTGGCCGACGTCAAAGGGCTGGAAGCGCGCAAGGCCGAATCGAAGGCCAAAGGCTTGCTGCGCGGCGTGGGCTACTCCAGCTACATCGAGGCGTGCGGCCTGGCACCTTCCAACGTGGCCGGTGCGCTGGGCGCCAGGGCGGGCCTGTTTGAATGCGGCGAAGTGCGCGTGCACCCCACGGGCAGTGTCACCGTGTTCACCGGTTCCCACAGCCATGGCCAGGGCCACGAAACCACATTCGCACAGGTTGTGGCCGCCCGCCTGGGCCTCTCGCCCGACCAGGTCGACATCGTGCACGGCGACACCGGCCGCGTGCCTTTCGGTATGGGCACCTATGGTTCGCGCTCCATCTCGGTGGGCGGCGCGGCCATCATGCGTGCGCTCGACAAAATTGAAGCCAAGGCCAAGAAAATCGCGGCCCACCTGATGGAAGCCAGCGATGCCGACATCGACTTTGCTGGCGGCGAGTTCAAGGTCAAAGGCACCGACAAGATGGTCACGTTTGGTCAGGTCGCGTTGACGGCCTACGTGCCACACAACTACCCGCTCGACAAACTGGAGCCCGGTCTGAACGAAACCGCGTTCTACGACCCGACCAACTTCACCTTTCCGGCCGGTACCTACATCTGCGAGGTCGAAGTCGACCCCGCCACCGGTGTGGTGCGCGTGGACCGCTTCACAGCGGTGGACGACTTCGGCACCATCATCAACCCGATGGTGGTTGAAGGCCAGGTGCACGGCGGCGTGGTGCAAGGCATCGGCCAGGCGCTCATGGAGCATTGCGTGTACGACCGCGAAACGGGTCAGTTGGTGACCGGCTCCTACATGGACTACACCATGCCCCGCGCCGACGATTTCCCCAACATCACCATCGGCCACGTGTGCACCCCCTGCACCACCAACCCACTGGGCACCAAAGGTTGCGGCGAAGCGGGGGCCATCGGCTCACCGCCCGCCGTCATCAACGCGGTGCTCGACGCGCTCGCGCCGCTGGGTGTCAAAGACCTGGACATGCCTGCGAGCCCGAACCGGGTCTGGGCAGCGATTCAACAAGCAAAAGCCTGAGGAGAACACACATGTACGCATTCGATTACGAACGCCCCGCCTCCATGGCTGACGCCTTGGCCAAGATCTCGGCCGGTGGCCAGGCCTTGGCCGGTGGTCAAACCCTGATCGCTTCCTTGAAACAACGCCTGGCACAACCGTCCAGCCTGATCGACCTGGCCGGCGTCGCTGAGCTCAGCGGCATCAAGAAAGACGGCAACTCACTGGTGATTGGCGCGATGACGCGCCATGAAACGGTGGCCGACAGCGCCGATGTCAAAGCCCTGATCCCGGCGCTCGCCGCGCTGGCCGGTGGCATTGGCGACCGTCAGGTTCGCGCCATGGGCACCATGGGCGGCTCGGTGGCCAACAACGACCCGGCCGCCTGCTACCCCAGTGCCGTGCTCGGTCTGGGCGCCACCGTGCAGACCAACAAACGCACGATTGCTGCCGACGACTTCTTTCAAGGCATGTACACCACGGCCCTGGAAGAAGGCGAGCTGATTACCGCGATCCACTTCCCTGCGCCTCAGAAAGCGGCCTACGCCAAATTCCGCCAACCCGCCTCCCGCTTTGCGCTGGTCGGCGTGTTCGTGGCGCAAACGGCCAACGGCGTGCGCGTGGCAATCACGGGAGCGGGCAATGGCGTGTTCCGCCATGCCGGCCTGGAGGCTGCGTTGACCAAGAGCTTCACGCCCGAGGCGGTCGAAGGCGTGGCCATCGATGCGAACGAACTCAACGGCGATCTGCATGCCAGCGCGGCCTTCCGTGCCCAACTGGTCAAGGTGCAAACCCAGAAAGCGGTCAAGCAAGCCAATGGTTGAACCAGTTTCCGGTTTCGCCACCATCGACGAACTGACCCACGCCCTCAAAGGCGTGGGTTACCACGCACCGCGCCAGCTCGCCACCTCCGTCTTTCTCGCCATGAAGCTCCAGCGCCCGCTGCTGCTCGAAGGCGAGCCCGGCGTGGGGAAAACCGAGTTGGCCAAGGCGCTGTCGAAAGTGCTTGCCCGCCCCATGTTGCGCTTGCAGTGTTATGACGGCATGGAGCAGCGCGAAGCTTTGTACGAGTGGAACCACACGGCGCAGTTGCTGCACATGCGGGCCGCGCAAGACACCGTGACCGCCGATGAGATCGAACGCGAGGTTTACCAGCCACGCTACCTGATCCGCCGCCCCTTGCTGCAAGCGCTACAGGCGCCTGCGCCCGGCGCGGTCTTGCTGATCGACGAGGTGGACCGCGCCGACGAGCCCTTCGAGGCTTTTCTTCTGGAATACCTGGGCGAATACCAGGTGACCATTCCCGAGCTCGGCACCATCAAGGCCGAAGCCGCCCCGATCACCATCCTCACCAGCAACCGCACCCGCGATCTGAACGACGCGGTCAAGCGCCGCTGCCTCTACCAGTGGATGGACTACCCCGAGCGCGAGCGCGAGCTGGCCATCGTGCAAAGCCAGGTCCCCGAGGCCGGGCCCGCGCTGACCGAGCAGATCACGCAATTCGTTTCGCGTCTGCGCTCCATGCCTTTCGCCAATGCCTTCCAGCGCAGCCCCGGCATCGCCGAGAGCGTGGAGTGGGCCAAGGCTTTGGTGGCGCTGGACACGCTCACGCTGGACCCCGAAGTGGTTCAGGACACGGCGGGCATCTTGTTCAAGCAACGCGAAGACGTGGCCGCCCTCATTCCCCTGATCGACGAGTTGCTGCAGCCTGAACCTGCGTGACGCCAGGATGAAGGGCCGATCCACATGATGAAGCTCGGCGACGCGCGCAGCGGCAAACTGCGCGACAACATCACCGGCTTTGGCCGTGCCTTGCGCCGCGCCGGCGTGCCTGTTGACAGCAGCCGCATCGCCATGGCCATCGAAGCCATCGAGCTCGTCGGCATCGAACGCAAAGACGATCTGCATGCGGCTTTGCGCGCCGTGCTGGTGAGCCGCCAGCAAGATCTGGAGGTTTTTGACCAGTTGTTCGACGCCCTGTTTCGCAACCCCGAATTGGCGCAGCAACTGCTCGCCCAGATGCTGCCCAAAGTGCGCCAGGCCGAGGCGCCCAAGCGCAAGGCCCGCGTGCAGGAAGCCCTCGCAGCGGCCAGGGCTCCCAAAGAAGGCCCGCGCAAGGAGAGCGAAATCCAGCTCGACGCTGCGATGACCGCCAGCGATCAGCAACGCCTGCGCCACGCCGATTTCGCCACCCTCAACGCCAGCGAGTTCCGCCTGATCGAGCGCCTGGTGCGCGATGTGCCCCTGCCCTTGCCACCCGTCCGGGGCCGCCGAACGCGCGCCGGTGTGCGCGGTCAACGGCCACACTGGGCCGCAGCCATGCAACAGGCCCGCCGTTTTGAGGGCGAACTGCTGTGGTTGCCCAAGCGCGCCCGCCGGCCACAGGCCCTGCCCCTGCTCGTTCTGGTGGACGTCTCGGGCTCCATGGAGCGCTACGCCCGCCTGCTACTGGCCTTCTTGCACAACGCCACACAAGGCCGCCCGCGCGCCGCCTTTGCCTTCGGCACCGACCTGACCGACCTGCGCCCCGCCTTCCGGCAACGCGACACCGATCACATGCTCGACATGGCCAACGCGGCCATCGCCGATTTCGCTGGCGGCACCCGCCTGGGTGCCTCGCTGGCCACGCTGCGCGAGCGCCACGCGCGCACGCTGGTGGGCCGCCGAACCGTGGTCGTGCTCATCAGCGACGGGCTGGACACGGGCGAGCCCGACGCACTGAATTCCGAGGTCTTGTGGCTCAAGCGCCACTGCCGCCAGTTGTTGTGGCTCAATCCCCTGTTGCGTTTCGACGGCTACGCGCCATTGGCGAGCGGCGCCAAGGTGCTGCACGAGCACGCCGATGGCATGCTCGCGGTGCACAACCTGAGCCGACTCGAGGACCTCGCACAGGCCATGGCACGGCTCATGCAACGCTGAAACCCGACACCCAAAAACCGTTCCAACAGGAGACCCCCACCATGGACATGACCGGCCAACGCACCCTCAAAGCCACCCAGCAACAAGCCTGGGAAGCCTTGAACGACCCTGAAATCCTGAAGGCCTGCATTCCTGGCTGCAAAAAATTTGAAGCCACCGGCGACAACGCCTATGCCGTGGCCGCGGGCATCAAGATCGGTCCCGTCGCGGCAACGTTCAATGGAAACGTGCAACTCACCGACATCGTCGCGCCCACCAGTTACAAGCTCAACTTCGACGCCCAGGGCGGCGTGGCCGGCTTCGGCAAGGGCGAATCGTCGGTCGAACTCAAACCCCTGCCAGAAGGTTGCGAACTGAACTACACGGTGCACTCCACCGTCGGCGGCAAGATCGCCCAACTGGGCCAGCGCCTGATCGATGGCGTGGCCAAGAACATGGCCGAGGACTTCTTCAAGCGGTTTGAAGCGGCGCTGGAAGAGCGCTACCCCCCAGCTGAAACGCCCGCCGACAGCGGCGCCGCTGCTCCCTCCCCCACGCCTGCCTCGGCGTCGGGAATGCCCACCTGGGTTTGGGCCGCGGGCGCCGTCGCGGTGGCCGTGGTCATCTGGCTGATCAGCCGCTGACATCACACATCAAAGCCATGGAAAACCTCGACCTCACCGTTCTTCGCAACCTGCTGCAATGGCGCCGCGCCGGGCAAAAGGCGCTGCTGGCCACTGTCGTGCGCACCTGGGGTTCATCGCCCCGCCCGGTGGGCTCGATCATGGCACTGTGCGAATCGGGCGCAGTGGTGGGTTCGGTCTCGGGCGGCTGCATTGAAGACGACCTGATCTACCGCTACAGTCGCGCCAACACCCCCCAAGGCTCAGCCGCCATCGAAGGCATCAGCCACGACATCCCCAGCGGGCCGCCCGAGCGAGTGACCTACGGCGTCACCGCAGACGAAGCCCACCGCTTCGGCCTGCCTTGTGGCGGCACGCTGGAGCTGTTGCTGGAATTCAACCCGGAAGTGGCACCGCTGGAAACGCTGGTGCAAACGCTCACCGATGGCCACATGATGGAGCGCCACACGGCCATTGCCACCGGCGAAGTCAAACTCGTACCGGCCAGCAAACCGCAGGCCCTGAGCGACGACGGCACCACACTGCGCAACAGTTTTGGACCCGAATACCGCATGCTGCTGATTGGCGCCGGACAGCTCACCGAATACCTCGCCACCATGGCGCTGTTCTGCGGTTTTGCGGTTACCGTTTGCGACCCGCGAGAAGAGTACCGGGGTAACTGGCAGGTGGCGGGCGTCAAGCTCGACGCCGGCATGCCCGACGACGTCGTGACCGCTTTCAACGTCGACCGGCGCACCTGCGTCATCGCGCTCACCCACGACCCCAAGCTCGACGACCTCGCCCTGCTCGAAGCGCTGGGCAGCGAAGCGTTTTACGTGGGAGCCATTGGCTCACGCCGCAACAACGAAGCCCGGCGGGCCCGCATGATCGAGCATTTCGATCAAACCGAAGACAGCCTGGCTGCCATGCGAGGTCCGATAGGCATCTACATCGGCAGCAAAACGCCACCGGAAATAGCGGTCAGTGTGATGGCCGAAGTCTTGGCGCTGAAAAACGCCGTGCCATTGCCGCGCGACATGCAGGTGGGACCGGCCAAGGAACAGCTGCAACCCGGCAGCGGAACAGCCGCCGTGTGTTTTTCGGGCCAGCGCACGGCCTAACGGGCCCTCTGGCGAAGCGGCACATGAAGGTCATGGCCGCCTTCGATTGGCGGCCCGATCCAGGCCACGGGGCAAGGGTAAACCCCAGTCTCATATGTTTCTGGCCGCCCGCCGAACCCGCTCCAAAACTGATTAAATGAAGGCGGCTCTGGCAACAAGGGCCGCCCATTCCCATGTCCCACAGCAACCCCATCCTTCTACCTGAGCACCAGCGCATGGCCGCGATCGAGCGGGCACGCCAAGCCATATTGCTCGGTCATGGGGCTCACGCTGCGCCTGGATTGGCTCCAGACATCGAGCGATCGTGGCGGCGTTGCCTGACGATGGGCCACGAACCAGACCGCCCGGTTACGTTCGACTGCATTTCATCGAGCAACACACGCCGTGTACTCGATGCGAGCCGTCCCTTGCTGAAGGCAGCCGCCCCGGTGGTGCGAACGCTCACCCGAGCCATGCTGCACACACGGTATTTCGCCATATTGACCAATGCCGACGGCGTGGTCATCGATGTGCATGGCCCGGTGGACCGCAACGACCCGCCTGCTGCGACGCTGGCCCGCGTCGGCATCGACCTGTCGGAAGCCACCGTGGGCACCACGGCCATCGGAACCACACTGGCCGAGCAACAGTCGGTATGGCTGCACCGTGGCGAACACTTCTTTCAGGACAACGCCGTCTTCAGTTGCGCGGGCGCGCCGATCTGGGGCCCCGATGGCCGCTGCGTGGGCATGCTTGATCTGACGGGTGTCAATGTGGTGGAGCAGCCTGCCCTCAAACACCTGGTCACGCAATCGGCCCGCAGCATCGAGAACGCACTCACGCTGGCGCAACCCCATCGGCTGCTGCTGCGACTGAACTGGCCGGGCCGCGTTTTGGGCGACGACAACGACGGTTTGGTCTGCCTGGATGCCGATGGCTACATCACCGGCATGAACCGGCCCGCCATTGAAATGCTGTGCGCTTCGCCCGAAACCATGCAAGCCCATGCCGACAGCGTATTTGCCCTCAGTTGCGCCGACTTGTTCGACGCGGCCAGCCAGCACCGGGGGGCCTTCGAAGTCCCGTTGTGGTCGGGTCTTCGTTTGTTGGCACTGGCTCAACCGCACACGGCGGGACAACTGGGGCAGCACGCATCGGGCCACGGCGTGCCCCTGAAAGACCATGAGATTTCCTTGATCCGCAAAGCCGTGGAAGACGCCCAGGGCAATGTGGGCGCAGCGGCCCGGGCACTGGGCATCAGCCGAGCGACCGTCTACCGCCGCCTTCAGACCAAACGGTCAGGACACTGATTCGCCCGCGCCATACGGGCCCTCCGTCGGCGTGGTTTGTTCCAGCGCCGGTCGCCAGATCAGGGTGCCGTGAGTGTCATGCCCTGCTGCTGGAACAAGCGCAACAGCTCACCGCTTTCCCGTATGGTTTTCAACGCAGCGTCCAGCGCCAGGGCGAGCTCCTTGTTGGTTTTTTTCACGGCCATGCCCACCGGCCAGCCGTTGTTGGGTATGCCGTTGAGCGCCAGCGTTTCCAGCTCGTAGCGGCCAGGTTTCACGCCAGCTACAAGCATCGCGGCTTCAGCCTGCGCGCGCGTCAGGTAGGCCGCAGTTGCCTGCCCATTCAGCACCGCTTCACCCGCCTCCATACCTGTGTTGAAGATGCGAACCTGGTTGCGCAACAACCCTCCGCCATAGCCCATGACAGCGCTGGCAGCGCCCGTGCCACGCTCGGCAGCGATCACGCTGTCCTTGAGATCTTCTGGCCGCTGCACCTGGGCGAGTTTTTCGGTATCTCTCAACAAAACAAAGGACTGCCGCATGTATGGCCCCACCACCAGCACCTGCGGGTTGTTGTTCATCAGATTTTTGTCGACCGGTACCTGCAGCATCACATCAGCGGGACCGTAACCCAGGTAGTGCCCCTTCCAGACCATGTTGCGCAGGTCGTCGTCCATGTTCTCGTCGGCGTCAAACGGCAACAAGGAGAGCTGCAAATGCATGGCCCTGGCCAGGGCACCCGCCACCGCCACATCCAGACCTTGCATATCTGTGACAGGGCCGCCTGCAAAGGGCGCATTGTCTTTGTAAACCGCTACCTTCAACACGCCGCTGGCTCGCACCCTGGCCAGATCGGTCACCTCGGTTTGCGCATGGACCAGCGGCACGACGCCAAGGAACAGGGGCAACAGCAGGCCCATGGCCCACCGCCTCCCCACTGCAAACGGGCCTGGCTTCGCAGGTGCCAAGGCGTGCTCGATCTGTTTTTTCATGAATGGGTCTCCGTTGTCTCGGTGGTTGGTTCCAGCTTCTGCAAAGCGCTCAGCCAGGCAGGCGCACAGGCCTGCTGCGCCCTCAAGGCTCGCGCCGCGTTTCGAGGTAGGTCTTGATCGACCAGATTGCTTCCTGCGTCAGGATGCCTTCAAACGGAGGCATGTAAACGCGGCCGCCACGTGTGCGACCGCGGCGCACCGTCCCCAAAAAGTAGTCATCGATTTCCTGGAAACAGGCGTTCTTTTTGGCTTCGTCTGCCATGCCCACACAATCGGTGTCGATCTTTCTCAGGTCGGGGGAGATGCCACCGGAGATGGCCTCCAGTCCATGGCAGCGCGCGCAATTCTGGTTGTAAGCCGAAGCACCAATGCGCAAAGCTTCGGCGTGGGCCTCGCCCTTGCTGAACGGATTCGTCTCGCGCCACTTGTCCCCCAGTTGCGGCAAAGTGTGTGTGTCGACCGACTGCGGCACCACATCACCGTGGGCAAAAGCCGCAACAGCGATCAAGGCCGTGACGGCAGCAACGCATCCTCGAGCCAGGCCGCGAGAAGAAAGGGTGTTGAATGAAAAGCGCATGGGTGTTGTCTCCAGGTTTCGATTGGGTCTCCCGGCCTTGGATAGCAATATGCAGGCCATCTGCCGTGCTCTTTGCTGTACCCGGACACACAAGCTCATCTGCCCATGAAAACACCCAAAAGTGTCCCAATTTGCATCACTCGCAACAACCCATGCCGCGAAGGTGTCCCGTCCTGGGTCGCAATGTGGTTCGTGCAAGGTTCGGTGCCATTCCCGCCCTTTGCACCGTCGCCCAGCAGAACGCGACAACCCACTTTCCGGCCGATTTCCGTGTCGTTGAGCACATGGCCAGCAAATTGCTTGTTCGAAGTGGAACAGGGCTTGTGTCAGTGTGTTTCACATTGGCGTATCCCCTGTTGATCCCCTGGCTGGACACCAAGACAATACCGATGGAAAACGATCAGAACGAAACCAGCAAACACCTGAGCCGTCAGCCCCGCGCCGAAGACGCCTGGGGCATTGACGTGTGGAACAACAACACCGGGAACCCGGGAGACAACATGACTGCTTCCAAGCCCCGAGAGGCGCGTGGGCTGAGAGCCAGCCCACCTGTGGCCAGTGCCATGGATTCGACCAACCTGATCCATCAGTCGCATCGCCGCTCGCTTGACTACGGCATCACGGCCCACGCCGAGCCCGACTTTTCCAGCCCTTCGCGCGGCCTGCTCAACGACGCACTGGACGAGAACCGCTTTCTCTTCCAGCACGCGGCTCCCGTGATGGAAACGCTCTACGACCAGATCGTCAATACCCACAGCATGGTCTTGCTGACCTCGGCACGCGGCATGGTGCTCCATTCTTTGGGGGACACCGATTTTCTTGAAAAAGCCTCACGCGTGGCGCTCACCCCCGGCATGGATTGGTCAGAAGAGAACAAGGGCACCAACGCCATAGGCACGGCGCTCACCGAAGAAGAAGCCCTCACCGTTCATGGCAACCAGCACTTCATGAACGCCAACAAGGTGTTGACCTGTTCGTGCGCGCCCATCTTTGATCCTTATGGTCAGGTGATCGGCGCGCTCGATGTCACTGGTGACCACCGCAGCTTTCACCAGCACACCCTGGCCCTGGTGCGCATGTCGGCCCAGATGATCGAGAACCACATGTTCGCCGACATCTTCCCCAAGGCCATCCGCATCCATTTCCACACCCGCTCCGAGTTTCTCGGCACGCTGGTGGAAGGCATCGCGGTGTTCTCGCCGGAAGGCCGCTTCATCTCGGCCAACCGCAGCGCCCAGTTTCAGATTGGCCTCCCCTTCGCGGCCCTCAAAGCGCACACCTTCTCGTCCCTGTTTGGCATTCCTGTTTCCGCCTTGAGCGAACTCTTCACCGGCACCACCCCCAACCCCAAACAGCTGTGTCTTCACAACGGCGTTTCGGTCTGGGCACGGGTGAAGCTCAAAGCACAAAACGCCTGGATGGCCCACCCACAGGACGTGCAGCCCCCCCCCACGCCAGCCAACGCCCAGCCTGCTCCGCTCAAGCAAACGGGCAAACGCATGCAGCTGTCATCGCTGCAGTACCTGGACACCGGAGACCCGCAGGTCTCTTCCGTCATTCACAAGCTGCGGCGGGTATCGGGACGTGATATTCCCGTGATGATCCTGGGTGAAACGGGCACGGGTAAAGACCTGTTGGCCCAGGCTATCCATGGCGACTCCAGCCGCTCGGGCCAGCCTTTTGTCTCGGTCAACTGCGCATCGATTCCAGACAACCTGATCGAGTCGGAGCTGTTTGGTTACGAAGAAGGTGCCTTCACCGGTGCGCGCAAGAAAGGCTCTATCGGCAAGATCCTGCAGGCCAATGGTGGAACCCTGTTCCTCGATGAAATTGGCGACATGCCGAAACATCTGCAGGCGCGTTTGCTGCGTGTGTTGCAAGAACGCAAGGTCAACCCGCTGGGTTCGACCAAGGAGATGGAAGTCGATGTCGCTGTGATCAGCGCAACCCACAAAAACGTCAAGGACATGATTGCGCGGGGTGACTTTCGCGAAGACCTGTATTACCGGCTGAATGGCCTGGTGGTGCGTTTGCCCGCCTTGCGTGAACGAACCGACTTCCAGCTGGTGGTGCAGAAGATTCTGAAATCCCTGTGCGAGAACGGCCAGCGTGTGGCCATTTCGCTAACGGTCATGGACCTGCTGCGGCGCTACCACTGGCCCGGCAATTTCCGCCAGCTGCACAACCTGCTGCGCACAGCGGTGGTGATGGCAGGCTGCGAGGGGGAGATCCTCATGGAACATTTGCCTGACGATTTTCTTGAGGAAATCGAGCATGGTTACAACGCACACCTGCCCCCCAATGTGCTGGAAGCCATTGCGCACTCCCATGCCACGGCAACGCCAACGGCCGTGCCATCCACGCCCGATCCCGACGGTCACCGGCTACAAGATGTGGCATTGAGCGCCATGGCCAACATGCTGCGCCTGCACAAAGGCAATGTGTCGGCCGCCGCCAAAGCACTCGGCGTTTCACGCAACACCATCTACCGCAAAAGAGACCAGTTGCCGCCCGACGTGCTGGGCTGAACAAGGTGCCTTGCGTGGGCCCGACCCACGCTGGCTCTAGTTCCCCCGGTCCATCCAGACCGGTTCCAGTTCGCGCCATGCGCGCTGCACATTGAAGGCATGGCGCTCCGCGTAACCGGCCCAGTGCGCGTATGCAGGCATGGGCACCTGACCGGCTTCCTGAGGTTGATGTCCTTCGTCCATCGCTTGCAGAACGCCCTGGCGCAATGCCGTGAGATAGGCCCGCGTTTCGATCAGCGCTTCTGGCAAGGAACCGCGTTCTTGTGAGGAAGACACCACCGCCGACACCACATGCAGGGGTTTCAGTTGATCAAGGTGGTTCAAGGCCAACAGCCACCCCTCCACGCTGCCCTGTGAGAGCTCGGGAATCCGGCCCATGTAGGCCAGGCCGCCCGCCCAGACAATGCGCAACCTGGCGTTCCACAAAACGAGGTCTCCTTCGGTGTGCCCCTGCTCGATCGGCATCACCTGCAAAGCCAGTCGCCCGACCTGCAACACATCACCGCTGTTCAGAACCCGGTCAGGCCAGCGAATGTTCGTGCCGGCCATGGCCGCTTCGCCCGCTTTCCGTTTCAAACTGGCAAGGCAATTCGAACAGCGTTCACGCATGGCGGCAAGCGTGGCAGACGTGGACACAATCGCCGCTTGCCCACCGCGCACCAACTCATCGAATGCCCCATTGGCCAACACGTTTTCAGCGTGCGCATGGGTGTTCACCACCCAGCGCACACGCGCCTGAAACCGGCACACCAC
This region of Hydrogenophaga crassostreae genomic DNA includes:
- a CDS encoding sigma-54-dependent Fis family transcriptional regulator; translated protein: MTASKPREARGLRASPPVASAMDSTNLIHQSHRRSLDYGITAHAEPDFSSPSRGLLNDALDENRFLFQHAAPVMETLYDQIVNTHSMVLLTSARGMVLHSLGDTDFLEKASRVALTPGMDWSEENKGTNAIGTALTEEEALTVHGNQHFMNANKVLTCSCAPIFDPYGQVIGALDVTGDHRSFHQHTLALVRMSAQMIENHMFADIFPKAIRIHFHTRSEFLGTLVEGIAVFSPEGRFISANRSAQFQIGLPFAALKAHTFSSLFGIPVSALSELFTGTTPNPKQLCLHNGVSVWARVKLKAQNAWMAHPQDVQPPPTPANAQPAPLKQTGKRMQLSSLQYLDTGDPQVSSVIHKLRRVSGRDIPVMILGETGTGKDLLAQAIHGDSSRSGQPFVSVNCASIPDNLIESELFGYEEGAFTGARKKGSIGKILQANGGTLFLDEIGDMPKHLQARLLRVLQERKVNPLGSTKEMEVDVAVISATHKNVKDMIARGDFREDLYYRLNGLVVRLPALRERTDFQLVVQKILKSLCENGQRVAISLTVMDLLRRYHWPGNFRQLHNLLRTAVVMAGCEGEILMEHLPDDFLEEIEHGYNAHLPPNVLEAIAHSHATATPTAVPSTPDPDGHRLQDVALSAMANMLRLHKGNVSAAAKALGVSRNTIYRKRDQLPPDVLG
- a CDS encoding MBL fold metallo-hydrolase — its product is MASPAQTDCRAQAGVEPVPWEPLAPGVWVWPGAVAEVGVGNRGHVAPTTVVLDGGEAAVIDPGPSLLHGLRVRRSVVCRFQARVRWVVNTHAHAENVLANGAFDELVRGGQAAIVSTSATLAAMRERCSNCLASLKRKAGEAAMAGTNIRWPDRVLNSGDVLQVGRLALQVMPIEQGHTEGDLVLWNARLRIVWAGGLAYMGRIPELSQGSVEGWLLALNHLDQLKPLHVVSAVVSSSQERGSLPEALIETRAYLTALRQGVLQAMDEGHQPQEAGQVPMPAYAHWAGYAERHAFNVQRAWRELEPVWMDRGN
- the pedF gene encoding cytochrome c-550 PedF; translation: MRFSFNTLSSRGLARGCVAAVTALIAVAAFAHGDVVPQSVDTHTLPQLGDKWRETNPFSKGEAHAEALRIGASAYNQNCARCHGLEAISGGISPDLRKIDTDCVGMADEAKKNACFQEIDDYFLGTVRRGRTRGGRVYMPPFEGILTQEAIWSIKTYLETRREP